A single window of Carassius auratus strain Wakin chromosome 9, ASM336829v1, whole genome shotgun sequence DNA harbors:
- the LOC113109320 gene encoding ly6/PLAUR domain-containing protein 6B, producing the protein MAADLALVTVLVQLLVDLVTGDSIDFYNIMPAVEATPYPKSFKCFTCEQALDNYSCNRWAEDVWCPQNTQFCMTIHHFSHHGKTKLVTKRCAVREECQLAGCRHHKNTHHECISCCEGMVCNVELPTNHSNAVFTQRQTQSSAAPTFRIWDCVTLLVPVLLGLLPL; encoded by the exons ATGGCAGCAGATCTGGCCTTAGTCACTGTTCTCGTCCAGCTTCTTGTTGATTTGGTGACAGGTGACAGCATTGACTTCTACAATATCATGCCTGCTGTAGAAG CCACCCCGTACCCCAAGAGTTTCAAGTGCTTCACATGTGAACAGGCCTTAGACAACTACAGCTGTAACCGCTGGGCAGAAGATGTGTGGTGTCCTCAGA ATACTCAATTTTGTATGACAATACACCACTTCAGCCATCATGGAAAGACAAAATTAGTTACCAAAAGATGTGCTGTGCGTGAAGAATGCCAGTTAGCTGGCTGtagacatcacaaaaacacacaccat GAGTGCATTTCTTGCTGTGAAGGGATGGTTTGTAACGTAGAGCTGCCGACCAATCACAGTAATGCAGTGTTTACCCAGAGACAAACCCAAAGCTCGGCAGCACCCACTTTCAGGATCTGGGATTGTGTGACCCTGCTGGTCCCAGTTCTCCTGGGACTGCTACCATTGTGA